The following proteins are encoded in a genomic region of Thioclava nitratireducens:
- a CDS encoding CPBP family intramembrane glutamic endopeptidase: MIARTHRYAPLDAFAAPAKPYSQIWRGMLGLGVIVAFYLLSGWAMILFFSSMLDDFSMLRLFQEIAHGSTPRGLAILLATFAPLLIATFLVSRHLHHRAAATLFGKQSLSTFAKVLPTLLLFAFFSFALTQFSESTARSNPLMNVLGWAPIALPLLFVQIATEEVLFRGYLLQQLAARWRSPLVWMVLPSALFGALHYSPGTYGSNAFWPALWAFGFGCLASDLTARTGNLGAALALHFANNFGSLFLVGFYGQLDGLALYTIVINTRDLWDLLPWLVLDMLHLLIAWLLIRLTLRV; the protein is encoded by the coding sequence GTGATCGCGCGGACCCACCGATATGCGCCGCTCGATGCTTTCGCGGCCCCTGCGAAACCCTATTCCCAGATCTGGCGCGGGATGCTCGGACTGGGCGTGATCGTCGCCTTCTACCTGCTCAGCGGCTGGGCGATGATCCTGTTCTTCTCCTCGATGCTCGACGATTTTTCGATGCTCAGGCTGTTTCAGGAAATCGCCCATGGTTCGACCCCGCGCGGCCTCGCCATCCTGCTTGCAACCTTCGCGCCGCTTCTGATCGCGACCTTCCTCGTCAGCCGCCACTTGCACCACCGCGCGGCGGCGACGTTGTTCGGAAAGCAGAGCCTCTCGACATTCGCGAAGGTGCTGCCGACGCTGTTGCTCTTTGCTTTTTTCTCCTTCGCGCTCACCCAGTTCAGCGAATCCACGGCCCGCTCCAATCCGCTGATGAACGTGCTGGGCTGGGCGCCGATCGCACTGCCGCTTCTGTTCGTCCAGATCGCCACCGAAGAGGTCCTGTTTCGCGGCTACCTGCTGCAGCAGCTCGCAGCGCGCTGGCGCAGCCCCCTGGTCTGGATGGTCCTGCCCTCGGCGCTCTTCGGGGCGCTGCACTATTCGCCCGGCACTTATGGCAGCAACGCGTTCTGGCCCGCGCTCTGGGCCTTCGGCTTCGGCTGCCTCGCGAGCGACCTGACCGCGCGCACCGGCAATCTCGGGGCCGCCCTCGCGCTGCATTTCGCCAATAACTTCGGCTCACTTTTCCTCGTGGGCTTCTACGGCCAGCTCGACGGGCTGGCGCTCTACACGATCGTGATCAATACACGCGACTTGTGGGACCTCTTGCCGTGGCTCGTTCTCGACATGCTGCATCTGTTGATCGCGTGGCTGTTGATCCGCCTCACCCTGCGCGTCTGA
- the flgC gene encoding flagellar basal body rod protein FlgC — translation MTDFTQSMALSASGMKAQAMRLRHSSENIANADTPGYRRKMAAFEEVVEAGGRTGEVALGPVRLDRTELTRIYDPGHPMADENGYYDGSNVDLVVEIADAREAQRSYEANLRMFDQARQMSASLLELLRR, via the coding sequence ATGACCGATTTCACCCAATCCATGGCGCTCTCCGCCTCGGGCATGAAAGCGCAGGCGATGCGGCTTCGGCACAGTTCCGAAAATATCGCGAATGCCGACACCCCCGGCTATCGCCGCAAGATGGCGGCCTTCGAGGAGGTCGTCGAGGCGGGCGGACGAACCGGGGAGGTTGCGCTCGGCCCGGTCCGGCTCGACCGTACGGAACTCACACGTATTTACGATCCTGGCCATCCGATGGCCGACGAGAACGGCTACTACGACGGCTCGAATGTCGATCTGGTGGTCGAAATCGCTGACGCGCGCGAAGCGCAGCGCAGCTACGAGGCGAATTTGCGCATGTTCGATCAGGCCCGGCAAATGTCGGCCTCCCTGCTCGAACTGCTTCGCCGCTAA
- a CDS encoding flagellar biosynthetic protein FliQ: MQDAIFFDTLRQGLWIAVLIAAPLLSVALVAGVTIGLFQALTSVQEMTLTFVPKVGAMLVVFWVSMSFMSEKLVEFFTRSLLPIIAGG, encoded by the coding sequence ATGCAGGACGCGATCTTCTTCGACACGCTTCGGCAGGGCCTGTGGATCGCCGTGCTGATCGCGGCGCCGCTGCTGTCGGTCGCCCTTGTCGCCGGGGTGACGATCGGCCTCTTTCAAGCGTTGACCTCGGTGCAGGAAATGACGCTGACATTCGTGCCGAAAGTGGGCGCGATGCTCGTCGTGTTCTGGGTGTCGATGAGTTTCATGTCGGAAAAGCTGGTGGAGTTCTTCACCCGCTCCCTCCTGCCGATCATCGCCGGGGGCTAA
- a CDS encoding FliI/YscN family ATPase, whose protein sequence is MAFAGFDLLHAEMRAIASAHAVGRVREVRRGMIEVSGLDRSAALGDRATIRCQSGREIGAEVLSLTRGAVTVLPDGAADGVAIDDEVELLGQGGIAPHDSWVGRIIDPFGKPLDGQPLIHGARERELRASPPPAAQRKRLGGRLETSLAAFDTMLPLVQGQRVGLFAGSGVGKSSLLASFARGVSADIVVIALIGERGRELREFVEKTLGPEGMARAVIVAATSDQSPLVRRRCAWAAMAVAEHFRDAGQHVLFLADSITRFAEAHREVALAGGEPASLRGYPPSTSYQIMALGERAGPGAEGQGDITGIFSVLVAGSDMDEPIADILRGVLDGHVVLEREIAERGRFPAINMLRSVSRSLPDAADPEENRLIGKARSLLGAYDRAEMMIQAGLYAEGSDKRIDAAIKVWPELDAFIAEPAPAGSAGSFARLRTILSQVPG, encoded by the coding sequence ATGGCATTTGCGGGATTCGACCTGTTGCACGCCGAAATGCGCGCTATCGCCAGCGCCCACGCCGTCGGGCGCGTGCGCGAGGTGCGGCGCGGGATGATCGAGGTCAGCGGTCTCGACCGTTCGGCGGCCCTAGGCGACCGCGCGACGATTCGCTGCCAAAGCGGGCGCGAGATCGGCGCGGAAGTTCTGTCGCTGACGCGCGGGGCGGTCACCGTGCTGCCAGACGGAGCCGCCGATGGCGTGGCGATCGACGACGAGGTGGAGCTGCTCGGTCAGGGCGGGATCGCTCCGCATGACAGCTGGGTCGGGCGCATCATCGACCCGTTCGGAAAGCCGCTCGACGGGCAACCGCTGATCCACGGCGCGCGCGAGCGCGAATTGCGCGCAAGCCCTCCGCCTGCCGCCCAGCGCAAGCGGTTGGGCGGCCGGTTGGAGACGTCACTCGCCGCTTTCGACACGATGCTGCCATTGGTCCAAGGCCAAAGGGTCGGCCTTTTCGCGGGATCGGGCGTCGGAAAATCCTCGCTATTGGCGAGTTTCGCGCGCGGGGTGTCTGCCGATATCGTCGTCATCGCGCTGATCGGCGAACGCGGCCGGGAATTGCGGGAATTCGTCGAAAAGACCCTTGGCCCGGAGGGGATGGCCCGCGCGGTGATCGTCGCCGCAACCTCGGATCAATCGCCGCTGGTGCGCCGTCGCTGCGCCTGGGCCGCGATGGCCGTGGCCGAGCATTTCCGCGATGCGGGCCAGCACGTGCTTTTCCTCGCCGACTCGATCACGCGCTTTGCGGAAGCCCATCGTGAGGTCGCTTTGGCCGGGGGCGAGCCCGCCTCGCTGCGCGGCTATCCGCCCTCGACCTCCTATCAGATCATGGCCTTGGGCGAGCGCGCGGGCCCCGGCGCCGAAGGTCAGGGCGACATCACCGGTATCTTCTCGGTCCTCGTGGCCGGTTCCGATATGGACGAGCCGATCGCCGATATCCTGCGCGGCGTGCTCGACGGGCATGTCGTGCTGGAGCGCGAGATTGCGGAGCGTGGGCGCTTCCCGGCGATCAATATGCTGCGTTCGGTCTCGCGCTCGCTGCCCGACGCGGCGGATCCCGAGGAAAACCGGCTGATCGGCAAGGCGCGCAGCCTGCTCGGCGCCTATGACCGGGCCGAGATGATGATTCAGGCGGGGCTATATGCGGAAGGCTCGGACAAACGCATCGACGCGGCGATCAAGGTCTGGCCCGAACTGGACGCCTTCATTGCCGAACCCGCCCCCGCCGGCAGCGCGGGCAGTTTCGCGCGGCTGCGCACGATCCTGTCGCAGGTGCCGGGATAG
- a CDS encoding TSUP family transporter produces MFELPLDLVVMLIGAAFAAGVVDSIAGGGGLITVPALLLAGVPPVQSLATNKIQGTFGAATAAISYAASGHVVLRKQLLAAVIGFLGGLAGALLVSRIPTDKIEIALPFILVAIAAFFALRPGLDDTDRVQRIRPGLFTAAFVPVIGFYDGLIGPGTGSFFMIGFVTLAGYGVLKATAHTKLLNFSSNIGGLTGFLLVGSPLWVLGIAMGLAQIAGARLGSRLAMRVGARLIKPLLVTTSTLLAAKLLWDLM; encoded by the coding sequence ATGTTTGAACTTCCTCTCGATCTGGTGGTGATGCTGATCGGCGCGGCCTTTGCGGCGGGGGTGGTCGATTCCATCGCGGGCGGCGGCGGGCTGATCACGGTGCCGGCGCTTTTGCTGGCGGGCGTGCCGCCGGTTCAGTCGCTCGCGACGAACAAGATTCAGGGCACGTTCGGCGCGGCGACGGCGGCGATTTCCTACGCGGCTTCGGGCCATGTGGTGCTGCGAAAACAGCTACTGGCCGCCGTGATCGGGTTCCTCGGAGGGCTCGCGGGGGCGCTTCTCGTGTCGCGCATCCCGACCGACAAGATCGAGATCGCCCTGCCGTTCATCCTCGTCGCAATCGCCGCGTTTTTCGCTTTGCGGCCGGGTTTGGACGACACGGATCGGGTGCAGCGTATTCGGCCCGGCCTGTTCACCGCCGCCTTCGTGCCGGTGATCGGCTTTTACGACGGGCTGATCGGGCCGGGGACGGGCTCGTTCTTCATGATCGGTTTCGTGACGCTGGCGGGTTACGGCGTGCTCAAGGCGACGGCACATACGAAACTGCTGAACTTCTCGTCGAATATCGGGGGGCTGACGGGGTTCCTGCTGGTCGGCTCGCCGCTCTGGGTGCTAGGCATCGCGATGGGGCTGGCGCAGATCGCCGGGGCGCGGCTGGGCTCGCGGCTTGCGATGCGGGTGGGCGCGCGGCTGATCAAGCCGCTGCTGGTGACGACCTCGACGCTGCTGGCCGCGAAGCTGCTTTGGGACCTGATGTAG
- the fliE gene encoding flagellar hook-basal body complex protein FliE has product MDLNTSLATQSYAQARAAVPPKTGGSGPGPLFEQAASSFVDAVKAGEDVAKSAMTGKADPHALVQALAQSELAIETAVTVRNKVVEAYQEILRMPV; this is encoded by the coding sequence ATGGATTTGAACACCTCCCTTGCAACGCAAAGCTACGCCCAGGCCCGGGCCGCTGTCCCGCCGAAAACGGGTGGTTCCGGGCCGGGCCCCCTTTTCGAACAGGCGGCGAGTTCTTTCGTCGATGCGGTAAAGGCAGGCGAAGACGTCGCCAAATCTGCAATGACGGGCAAGGCCGATCCGCACGCGCTGGTGCAGGCCCTCGCGCAGAGTGAACTCGCGATCGAGACCGCGGTGACCGTCCGCAACAAGGTCGTCGAGGCCTATCAGGAAATTCTCAGGATGCCGGTCTGA
- a CDS encoding FlgB family protein: MFEKIEIMKMASAMARHAAARQNAVAKNIANADTPGYAARDLPPFEDLYRSEVGGDLRATRPGHIGAASTITTGPEPLASPGVTSPDGNAVSLEEEMVRSVEVKREHDLSLAIYRSSLNILRSSLGRG; the protein is encoded by the coding sequence ATGTTCGAGAAGATTGAGATCATGAAAATGGCCAGTGCGATGGCCCGACACGCAGCAGCCCGCCAGAACGCGGTTGCGAAAAATATCGCCAATGCGGACACGCCCGGCTACGCGGCGCGGGATCTGCCGCCTTTCGAAGACCTCTATCGTAGCGAGGTCGGCGGCGACCTGCGCGCGACGCGGCCCGGCCATATCGGCGCCGCGTCGACGATCACGACCGGACCGGAACCGCTCGCCTCCCCCGGGGTGACCTCGCCCGATGGCAATGCCGTTTCGCTGGAAGAGGAGATGGTCCGCTCGGTCGAGGTGAAGCGCGAGCATGACCTGTCGCTCGCGATCTACCGCTCCTCACTCAACATCTTGCGCAGTTCGCTTGGGAGGGGATGA
- the accD gene encoding acetyl-CoA carboxylase, carboxyltransferase subunit beta — MNWITNYVRPRINSLFSRREVPENLWTKCPECGTMLFHRELSDNLNVCTNCDHHLAITPRVRFEALFDGGIFSEVKVPEPIADPLHFKDQKRYPDRMKAAQKSTGEKEAMLVAEGEIGRTPIVAAAQDFTFMGGSMGMYVGNAIIAAAERAVKLKRPLVLFSAAGGARMQEGILSLMQMPRTTVAVQMLKEAGLPYIVVLTHPTTGGVTASYAMLGDVHIAEPNALICFAGPRVIEQTIREKLPEGFQRAEYLLDHGMLDRVTHRMKMRDELITILRMLMNLPPAVKGDLPAPEKAPEVAVAEAAPEAEAKPKT, encoded by the coding sequence ATGAACTGGATCACCAATTACGTCCGTCCTCGGATTAACTCGCTGTTTTCGCGCCGCGAAGTGCCCGAGAACCTTTGGACGAAATGTCCCGAATGCGGGACGATGCTGTTCCACCGGGAGCTGTCGGACAATCTGAACGTCTGCACCAATTGCGACCATCACCTCGCGATCACGCCCCGCGTGCGCTTCGAGGCGCTGTTCGACGGTGGCATCTTCTCCGAAGTGAAAGTGCCCGAACCGATCGCCGATCCGCTGCATTTCAAGGATCAGAAACGCTATCCGGACCGGATGAAGGCGGCACAGAAATCGACCGGCGAGAAAGAGGCGATGCTGGTGGCCGAGGGCGAGATCGGGCGCACGCCGATCGTCGCGGCCGCGCAAGACTTCACCTTCATGGGCGGCTCGATGGGCATGTATGTCGGCAACGCGATCATCGCGGCGGCCGAGCGTGCGGTGAAGCTCAAGCGTCCGCTGGTGCTGTTCTCGGCGGCTGGCGGCGCGCGGATGCAGGAAGGTATCCTGTCGCTGATGCAGATGCCACGCACCACTGTCGCCGTGCAGATGCTCAAGGAAGCGGGCCTTCCCTATATCGTCGTTCTGACCCATCCGACGACCGGCGGCGTGACCGCCTCCTACGCGATGCTGGGCGACGTGCATATCGCCGAACCCAATGCGCTGATCTGCTTCGCGGGCCCCCGCGTGATCGAACAGACGATCCGCGAAAAGCTGCCCGAAGGCTTCCAGCGCGCGGAATATCTGCTCGATCACGGGATGCTCGACCGCGTGACGCATCGCATGAAGATGCGCGACGAGCTGATCACCATCCTGCGCATGCTGATGAACCTGCCGCCTGCGGTGAAGGGCGATCTGCCCGCGCCGGAGAAGGCCCCCGAGGTAGCGGTCGCCGAGGCAGCTCCCGAGGCCGAGGCGAAGCCCAAGACCTGA